In Candidatus Epulonipiscium viviparus, one DNA window encodes the following:
- a CDS encoding PepSY domain-containing protein — protein MNKKFLVVALALAMSSTVFAAAGSTAGYISKSQAKSIALSNAGVNASDATFVKTEIDTENGKHEIDIEFFVQSTVSGIPVYKEYDYDLNAFTGEIISRDVDIEGFNDYTVDTDWDGVDDRFDDYNNNANTKYISESNAKQIALAHARINAADATFVKTELDRDDAEIEVEFFVKTTINGIPTYKEYDYNLNAITGAILSADIDIENFNDKDDDDWDDDDRYDWDDDDDDD, from the coding sequence ATGAATAAGAAATTTTTAGTTGTAGCACTAGCACTAGCAATGAGCTCTACCGTGTTCGCAGCAGCTGGAAGTACTGCAGGATATATCAGCAAATCTCAAGCAAAATCCATTGCGTTGTCTAATGCCGGCGTAAATGCTTCCGATGCCACATTTGTTAAAACAGAAATTGACACCGAAAACGGCAAGCACGAAATCGACATCGAATTTTTTGTACAATCTACCGTAAGCGGAATACCTGTCTACAAAGAATATGACTATGATTTAAACGCTTTCACAGGCGAAATTATTTCTAGAGATGTGGACATAGAAGGGTTTAATGATTATACAGTTGATACGGACTGGGATGGTGTTGATGACAGATTTGATGACTATAATAATAACGCAAACACCAAGTACATCAGCGAATCAAACGCTAAACAAATCGCTCTTGCTCATGCACGCATAAATGCAGCAGATGCAACATTTGTCAAAACCGAACTTGATAGGGATGATGCAGAAATTGAAGTAGAATTTTTTGTCAAAACCACTATTAACGGTATACCAACATATAAGGAATACGACTATAACTTAAACGCTATCACTGGAGCCATTCTTTCTGCCGATATAGATATCGAAAATTTCAATGACAAAGATGATGATGACTGGGACGATGACGATCGATACGACTGGGACGATGACGACGATGATGACTGA
- a CDS encoding GGDEF domain-containing protein, translating to MIDKIEYFVKMPPIGKLDTFLIAQDNSVSSNKTLHLKTNLGYLSEKKLNFNVLKNDEKFLITLYFIPKQEIYVYCVDHLNEDFVVIGSSKTKKKVSYSMTNVMFTLNENAFFTFDIAKNEFVFYRDFLMHNAYKTIPLVEFYTKGLVEKDVEIFSEFIKSMKRGEQSIYEFRLKTNSNTMPWISIAYDIEFENGKPTKIFGVIKDIDAEVRYKFNSERDLLTGCYNKVTSIELVEYILKNDYAKGTCYLIIIDIDNFKAINDNMGHSYGDIVLTSLAERLKNIFRSGDVIARIGGDEFMVFLKNLKDEQVLKERLNAILHAFNNVYFDGVNKYEISSSIGVSSYSRDGNNFATLFNKADIAMYNAKQGGKNQYCIYKENMKAKNTDLQNTGIDSIKRNSAQFIDAAVCFEVFKMLCESELKEKVILRIFEYIGKLFHMDRCYIMKYDEELQVYKHTYQWCNEGIEKSKFDTVDESYIKELVALYGEQGIGIFSNTQEAPECLVEVCIDDNIISMLNCAIEKMDKVQLIAGYDRCTKNHEWNQKMINTLIYISKIIGVYLTSEKIAMNQSIPLTNGEV from the coding sequence TTGATTGATAAAATAGAATATTTTGTTAAGATGCCACCAATAGGTAAATTGGATACATTTCTTATTGCTCAAGACAATAGTGTATCTAGCAATAAAACACTGCATTTAAAAACGAATTTAGGATATTTAAGTGAAAAGAAATTAAATTTTAATGTATTAAAAAATGATGAAAAATTTTTGATAACTTTATATTTTATTCCTAAACAGGAAATATACGTTTATTGTGTAGATCATTTAAATGAAGATTTTGTGGTAATAGGCTCATCGAAGACTAAAAAGAAAGTTAGTTATTCTATGACTAATGTTATGTTTACTTTAAATGAAAATGCATTTTTTACGTTTGATATTGCAAAGAATGAATTTGTTTTTTATCGCGATTTTTTAATGCATAATGCATACAAAACTATCCCCTTAGTAGAATTTTATACTAAAGGATTGGTAGAGAAAGATGTAGAAATTTTTAGCGAATTTATTAAAAGTATGAAAAGAGGAGAACAGTCAATTTATGAGTTTAGACTGAAAACTAATAGTAATACTATGCCGTGGATTAGTATAGCGTATGATATAGAGTTCGAAAATGGAAAGCCTACAAAAATTTTTGGTGTAATTAAAGATATCGATGCAGAGGTTAGATATAAATTTAACTCGGAACGAGATTTGCTAACTGGTTGCTATAATAAAGTGACAAGTATAGAGTTAGTAGAATATATCTTAAAAAATGATTATGCAAAGGGAACGTGCTATTTAATAATAATTGATATCGATAATTTTAAGGCAATTAATGACAATATGGGGCATTCTTATGGAGACATAGTACTGACATCTTTGGCAGAGCGATTGAAAAATATTTTTAGAAGCGGAGATGTTATTGCACGAATTGGCGGCGATGAATTTATGGTGTTTTTGAAAAATCTTAAAGACGAACAAGTCTTAAAAGAACGGCTGAATGCAATTTTACATGCATTTAATAATGTATATTTTGATGGAGTTAATAAATATGAAATTTCTAGCAGTATAGGAGTATCGTCGTATAGTCGAGATGGAAATAATTTTGCAACGTTATTTAATAAAGCAGACATAGCCATGTATAATGCAAAGCAAGGTGGCAAAAATCAATATTGTATATACAAAGAAAATATGAAAGCGAAAAATACTGATTTACAAAATACAGGCATTGATTCAATCAAAAGAAATAGTGCGCAGTTTATTGATGCGGCTGTATGTTTCGAAGTTTTTAAAATGTTATGTGAAAGTGAGTTAAAAGAAAAGGTGATTTTAAGAATATTTGAATATATAGGAAAGCTATTTCATATGGATCGATGCTATATTATGAAATATGATGAGGAATTACAAGTGTATAAGCACACCTATCAATGGTGTAATGAAGGAATAGAAAAATCTAAATTTGATACTGTGGACGAAAGTTATATTAAGGAGCTAGTAGCATTGTATGGCGAACAAGGTATAGGTATTTTTTCTAATACTCAAGAAGCTCCAGAATGTTTAGTGGAGGTATGTATAGACGATAATATTATATCAATGCTAAATTGTGCAATCGAAAAAATGGACAAAGTTCAATTGATTGCTGGATATGACAGGTGTACTAAAAATCATGAGTGGAATCAAAAAATGATTAATACGCTAATATATATTTCTAAAATTATAGGGGTATATTTGACAAGCGAAAAAATTGCAATGAATCAAAGTATACCCCTCACAAATGGAGAGGTGTAA
- the galE gene encoding UDP-glucose 4-epimerase GalE, with protein MKILVVGGAGYIGSHAVRNLLREGFDVAVVDSLQTGFRASVPEGVPFYQVDIRDTAALEEVFEKEQVDGVMHFAANSLVGESMEKPLKYYSNNVGGAESLLSAMIKFGVKYIVFSSTAATYGDVKIMPITEETPTAPTNTYGETKLAIEKMLKWTSVAHDLNYVCLRYFNVAGADAEGGIGEAHNPETHLIPIILQVPRNQREYITIFGDDYDTADGTCVRDYIYITDLIAAHILAMKYLMAGGENNIFNLGSSTGYSVNEMIEAAREVTGHPIPLVYGERRAGDPASLIASSAKAKEILGWEPKTTNVKEIISTAWAWHKAHPNGYEKE; from the coding sequence ATGAAAATTTTAGTAGTAGGTGGAGCTGGATACATTGGTTCTCATGCAGTGCGAAATTTATTGAGAGAAGGTTTTGATGTCGCAGTTGTTGATAGCTTGCAAACAGGATTTAGAGCATCAGTGCCAGAAGGAGTACCCTTTTATCAGGTAGATATACGAGATACAGCAGCGCTAGAGGAAGTCTTCGAAAAGGAACAAGTTGATGGGGTGATGCACTTTGCCGCAAACTCACTAGTAGGAGAGTCGATGGAAAAGCCGCTTAAGTATTATAGCAATAACGTGGGTGGTGCCGAGAGTCTATTGTCTGCTATGATAAAATTTGGTGTAAAATATATTGTATTTAGCTCAACGGCAGCGACATATGGCGATGTTAAGATAATGCCAATTACAGAAGAGACGCCAACAGCCCCAACGAACACTTATGGCGAGACCAAGTTGGCAATAGAAAAAATGCTTAAGTGGACTAGCGTAGCGCACGATCTAAATTACGTTTGCTTGAGATATTTTAATGTTGCAGGCGCAGATGCCGAAGGTGGAATAGGTGAGGCGCACAATCCAGAAACGCATCTAATACCAATCATATTGCAAGTGCCACGCAACCAAAGGGAGTATATCACGATATTTGGAGATGATTATGATACTGCAGATGGCACATGCGTGCGAGACTATATTTATATCACAGACTTGATTGCAGCCCATATTTTGGCAATGAAATATTTGATGGCTGGTGGCGAAAACAATATCTTCAATTTGGGCAGTAGCACGGGATACTCTGTAAACGAAATGATAGAAGCCGCAAGAGAAGTAACGGGGCATCCAATTCCATTGGTCTATGGCGAAAGACGAGCGGGAGATCCAGCATCGTTGATCGCATCATCGGCCAAAGCAAAAGAAATCTTGGGCTGGGAACCAAAAACTACAAATGTAAAAGAAATTATATCAACCGCGTGGGCATGGCATAAGGCGCATCCAAATGGATATGAAAAGGAGTAA
- a CDS encoding FAD-dependent oxidoreductase: MEKNYDDMYDMIIVGGGPAGLSAAIYMSRAKYKTLVLEKEKFGGQIVITSEIVNYPGVLSTSGTKLTQDMQKQAESFGTEFKLEEVIGLDMSGDIKIVKTNIREYRTFGIILALGAYPRQIGFKGEKEYKGRGVAYCATCDGEFFTDMPIYVIGGGLASVQEGAFLTKYSNNVQIIVRKSEFNVPKIISDEVLKNPKIKVHFNTEVKEIWGDNILKAIRLINNKTGEERVEKNNGGIGVFVFAGYAPNTEWLDKSIEKDEGYIITNMQQETNVAGVYAAGDVCIKELRQVVTAVSNGATAAVAAEKYITAMHEKLGIPAFTLTTTRSKKVLNPAITQMDDAFLSQEMIDQLVPVFEKFENKVIINAVLNESSLALEMSSLMDEIDHLSDKLVATKSQANKEEMAPYLELLYADGTPSGIKFYSMPGGHEFNSFIISLYNIAGPGKTISAEDEAKAKSLKSKTNIKVLISLHCTMCPDVVMAVGKIATLNPYIKTQIIDIAHFNDLKNKYNVMSVPCMVIDDKEVYFGRKTITQILNILSEV, from the coding sequence ATGGAAAAAAATTATGACGATATGTATGACATGATAATTGTAGGAGGAGGGCCTGCGGGGCTCAGTGCAGCGATATATATGTCTAGAGCAAAGTATAAAACTTTAGTTCTTGAAAAAGAGAAGTTTGGTGGTCAAATTGTAATCACATCCGAAATAGTGAATTATCCTGGGGTACTTTCTACAAGTGGAACTAAATTAACTCAAGATATGCAAAAACAAGCTGAGTCTTTTGGGACAGAGTTTAAGTTAGAAGAAGTTATTGGATTAGATATGTCTGGAGATATAAAAATTGTTAAGACCAATATTAGAGAGTATAGAACTTTTGGAATAATTTTGGCACTGGGTGCTTATCCACGACAAATAGGATTTAAGGGTGAAAAGGAATATAAAGGAAGAGGAGTTGCATATTGCGCGACTTGCGATGGAGAATTTTTTACCGACATGCCTATATATGTTATAGGAGGAGGTCTAGCATCAGTTCAAGAAGGTGCCTTTTTAACCAAATATTCAAATAATGTACAAATAATCGTTAGAAAATCTGAATTTAATGTGCCCAAAATAATTAGTGATGAAGTATTGAAAAATCCAAAAATCAAAGTTCACTTTAATACAGAAGTAAAAGAAATTTGGGGAGATAATATCCTAAAAGCAATTCGACTGATTAACAATAAAACAGGTGAAGAAAGAGTAGAAAAAAATAATGGAGGCATAGGGGTCTTTGTGTTTGCTGGGTACGCACCAAATACCGAATGGCTAGATAAAAGCATCGAAAAAGATGAAGGTTATATTATAACCAATATGCAGCAAGAAACGAATGTGGCAGGTGTGTATGCTGCAGGAGATGTATGTATAAAAGAATTGCGCCAAGTGGTAACAGCAGTATCAAATGGAGCAACTGCTGCTGTAGCTGCGGAAAAATATATAACCGCGATGCATGAAAAACTGGGTATCCCGGCATTTACTTTAACAACAACGAGATCCAAAAAAGTCTTAAATCCAGCAATAACACAGATGGATGATGCATTTTTGAGTCAAGAAATGATTGATCAATTGGTTCCTGTTTTTGAAAAATTTGAAAATAAGGTTATTATAAATGCTGTGTTAAACGAAAGCTCTTTGGCACTAGAGATGTCAAGTTTAATGGATGAAATAGACCATCTTTCCGATAAATTGGTTGCAACAAAAAGTCAGGCAAATAAAGAAGAAATGGCACCATATTTAGAGTTATTGTATGCCGATGGGACTCCTAGTGGAATTAAATTTTATTCAATGCCAGGTGGACATGAGTTTAATTCATTTATAATCAGCTTATATAATATTGCAGGGCCAGGAAAAACAATTTCAGCGGAAGATGAAGCCAAGGCAAAATCCTTAAAGTCAAAAACCAACATAAAAGTGTTGATTTCACTGCATTGTACCATGTGTCCAGATGTTGTTATGGCAGTAGGAAAAATTGCCACATTAAATCCATATATAAAAACTCAGATTATTGATATTGCACATTTCAATGATCTAAAAAATAAATATAATGTAATGAGTGTTCCTTGCATGGTAATTGATGATAAAGAAGTTTATTTTGGACGTAAAACTATTACACAAATTTTAAATATATTAAGTGAAGTGTAG
- a CDS encoding aldo/keto reductase → MKKILIKEINLEVPEIALGCMRINRLSQSDAQRLIQTALDEGINFFDHADIYGAGEAEKFFSQAIEMNSSIREKMILQSKCCIKKGLYEASKEHIIYSVDNSLKNLQTDYLDILLLHRPDALIEPEEVAETFDELKKSGKVKYFGVSNFNAYQIQLLNQYCSQKMAINQLQLSIPECKIIDSGLNVNTSFDAGINRDGSILDYCRLNNITIQAWSPFQKGFISGTFLDNPEYSLLNSVIYELTQKYSVSNSAIAVAWILRHPAKIQTIVGTTNFERLQNIAKASQITLTREEWYRLYTAAGKHLP, encoded by the coding sequence ATGAAAAAAATCTTAATTAAGGAAATCAACTTAGAAGTACCAGAAATTGCTTTAGGCTGTATGAGAATTAATCGCTTATCTCAATCTGATGCGCAAAGGTTAATACAAACAGCATTGGACGAAGGCATCAATTTTTTTGATCATGCTGATATATATGGTGCCGGTGAAGCAGAAAAATTTTTTTCCCAAGCAATCGAAATGAATAGTTCTATCAGAGAAAAAATGATATTACAAAGCAAATGTTGTATAAAAAAAGGACTATATGAAGCTTCAAAAGAGCATATAATTTATTCTGTTGACAATAGTCTTAAAAACCTCCAAACTGATTATTTAGACATATTATTGCTCCATCGTCCTGATGCATTAATCGAACCAGAAGAAGTTGCCGAAACTTTTGATGAGCTCAAAAAATCTGGCAAGGTAAAATATTTTGGTGTTAGCAACTTTAATGCTTATCAAATCCAACTCTTAAACCAATATTGTAGTCAAAAAATGGCTATAAATCAGCTGCAACTGAGTATTCCTGAATGTAAGATAATTGATTCTGGTTTAAATGTAAATACAAGCTTTGATGCCGGAATTAATAGAGATGGAAGCATCCTAGACTATTGCAGATTAAATAATATTACCATTCAAGCATGGTCACCATTTCAAAAAGGTTTTATTAGTGGCACTTTCCTTGATAATCCGGAATATAGTTTATTAAATTCTGTAATTTATGAACTAACGCAAAAATATTCTGTTTCTAATAGTGCGATCGCTGTTGCCTGGATTTTAAGACATCCTGCAAAGATTCAAACCATTGTTGGGACCACAAATTTCGAACGACTCCAAAACATTGCTAAAGCTTCTCAGATTACTCTTACTCGAGAAGAATGGTATAGGCTATACACAGCTGCTGGCAAACACTTACCATAA
- a CDS encoding UDP-glucose--hexose-1-phosphate uridylyltransferase: MLIERLIAISLENGLITTDDIMYVRNRLLAILKKDEPDAVEEVCILNLYETLDAICDEAVAAKIIEDNAAARDIFASVVMNVFLDKPSVVNAKFWNLYATDRKIATDWFYNQSKSCNYIKVDRIAKNKIYSASSKYGDLVLTINLSKPEKDPKQIALEKLAPSSSYPKCLLCAENEGYEGRINHPDRANHRMIRMNLNNREWCMQYSPYLYYNEHCIVLSTSHIPMQINEETFKTLLDFTTELPHYFIGSNADLPIVGGSILSHEHYQGGNFVFPMTNASKLFDIEIAEADMTAQAINWPLSTIRLQSKNKATLVKVCARILNKWRGYSDPTQDILSHSEDIPHNTITPICRRRGENYEMDLVLRNNRQTAEFPDGIFHPHQDVHHIKKENIGLIEVMGLAVLPGRLLEELDAVKSYIAGEAAEVAEYHKGWATELKVQYSANADLEAYVIKALGDKFSRVLEDAGVFKLTDSGINAFKKFAESINQ, encoded by the coding sequence ATGTTAATAGAGAGACTAATTGCGATAAGTTTAGAAAATGGACTTATCACAACAGATGATATAATGTACGTGAGAAATAGACTGTTAGCTATTCTAAAAAAAGACGAGCCAGATGCTGTAGAGGAAGTATGTATATTAAATTTATACGAAACACTTGATGCAATTTGTGACGAAGCCGTTGCTGCGAAAATAATAGAAGACAACGCTGCAGCGAGGGACATCTTTGCTTCTGTAGTGATGAACGTATTTCTCGACAAGCCTTCTGTGGTTAACGCCAAATTTTGGAATCTATATGCAACAGATCGCAAGATAGCGACAGATTGGTTCTACAATCAAAGTAAAAGTTGTAACTATATAAAAGTTGATAGAATCGCGAAGAATAAAATATACAGCGCCAGTTCCAAATATGGAGATTTAGTTTTAACGATAAATCTGTCAAAGCCAGAAAAAGATCCAAAACAAATAGCATTGGAGAAGCTGGCTCCTAGTTCATCATATCCTAAATGCTTGCTATGTGCGGAAAACGAAGGGTACGAAGGACGTATAAATCACCCAGATCGTGCAAACCATAGAATGATAAGGATGAACTTAAATAACAGAGAATGGTGTATGCAATACTCACCATATTTATATTATAATGAACATTGCATTGTCTTATCTACAAGCCACATTCCGATGCAAATTAACGAAGAGACATTCAAGACACTTCTAGATTTTACGACAGAGCTTCCACACTATTTTATAGGATCTAATGCGGATTTGCCAATTGTGGGTGGGTCAATATTATCACACGAACACTATCAAGGCGGAAATTTTGTGTTTCCGATGACTAACGCTAGCAAGCTGTTTGATATTGAAATAGCAGAAGCTGACATGACCGCACAAGCAATAAACTGGCCGCTTTCAACCATTAGATTGCAAAGCAAAAACAAGGCGACGCTAGTAAAAGTGTGCGCAAGAATTTTAAATAAATGGCGAGGATATAGTGACCCAACTCAAGACATACTTTCGCATTCTGAAGATATACCACATAACACAATAACCCCGATTTGTCGCAGACGTGGAGAAAATTATGAAATGGACCTGGTGTTGCGTAACAATAGGCAAACTGCAGAGTTTCCAGATGGAATTTTTCATCCGCATCAAGATGTTCATCATATTAAAAAAGAAAACATTGGCTTAATAGAAGTGATGGGGCTTGCGGTATTGCCGGGTCGATTGCTAGAAGAGCTCGATGCAGTAAAGTCGTATATTGCCGGAGAAGCTGCCGAAGTCGCAGAATATCACAAAGGATGGGCAACAGAACTAAAAGTTCAATACTCTGCCAATGCCGATCTAGAAGCATATGTGATAAAAGCACTAGGAGATAAATTTAGCCGAGTATTAGAAGACGCAGGCGTGTTTAAATTGACAGATTCAGGTATAAATGCATTCAAAAAATTTGCAGAATCAATAAATCAATAA
- a CDS encoding galactokinase, translated as MLQECFVEVFNKEPEVIYFSPGRINLIGEHIDYNGGLVFPCPITLGTYAAVARRDDKTVRCYSKNFEDLGIIEFNLDHLDYDKKDNWTNYAKGVAKFLLEKYPEINSGFDAVVYGNIPNGSGLSSSASLELLIIQIFKSLFNLPITEVEAALLGKKVENEYIGVNSGIMDQFAISLGKKDKAILLDCNSLDFTYIPVDMPTTKIVIMNTNKRRELADSKYNERRAECESALAKLQSKVNAKNLCEIDLADLKANKDLLTENEYKRACHAITENIRTKASAEAFKNNDLVEFGKLLNASHKSLKEDYEVTGIELDTLVAAAQEQPGTLGARMTGAGFGGCSLAIVENDKIEAFVENVGKAYLDKIGYAADFYIAKIGDGPTKVEDTKNII; from the coding sequence GTGTTACAAGAATGTTTTGTAGAGGTATTTAATAAAGAGCCAGAAGTAATTTATTTTTCGCCAGGAAGAATTAATTTGATAGGTGAGCATATCGACTATAATGGTGGATTAGTATTTCCGTGTCCAATTACATTAGGGACCTATGCTGCTGTTGCAAGACGTGACGACAAAACTGTTAGATGCTACTCGAAAAATTTTGAAGACCTAGGTATCATAGAATTTAATTTAGATCACCTGGATTATGATAAAAAAGATAATTGGACGAATTATGCTAAAGGTGTAGCCAAATTTTTATTGGAAAAGTATCCAGAAATTAATAGCGGATTTGATGCCGTAGTTTATGGAAATATTCCAAACGGCTCGGGGCTTTCTTCATCAGCATCTCTAGAATTGCTAATTATCCAAATATTTAAATCGTTATTTAACTTGCCGATTACAGAAGTAGAGGCAGCATTGCTAGGCAAAAAAGTGGAAAATGAATATATTGGTGTAAATAGTGGAATTATGGATCAGTTTGCGATTTCTCTAGGCAAAAAAGATAAGGCTATTCTGCTAGATTGCAACTCCCTGGATTTCACATATATTCCAGTAGATATGCCTACCACAAAAATCGTAATTATGAACACAAATAAGCGCCGTGAGCTTGCAGACTCAAAATATAACGAACGAAGAGCAGAGTGTGAAAGCGCGTTGGCGAAGCTCCAATCTAAAGTTAACGCAAAGAACCTATGTGAAATTGATTTGGCAGATTTAAAAGCAAACAAAGATCTTCTTACCGAAAATGAATATAAACGAGCATGTCATGCCATTACAGAAAACATTCGAACAAAAGCCTCGGCAGAAGCCTTTAAAAATAATGATTTGGTAGAATTCGGAAAATTGCTCAATGCTTCTCATAAATCACTAAAAGAAGATTATGAAGTAACTGGAATAGAACTTGATACCTTGGTTGCTGCAGCGCAAGAACAGCCTGGCACATTGGGCGCACGAATGACAGGGGCAGGGTTTGGCGGATGTTCTCTTGCTATTGTAGAAAACGATAAAATAGAAGCGTTTGTAGAGAATGTGGGGAAAGCATACCTCGACAAGATTGGATATGCGGCAGATTTTTATATTGCCAAAATTGGTGATGGACCAACAAAAGTAGAAGATACAAAAAATATAATTTGA
- a CDS encoding PepSY domain-containing protein — protein sequence MNKKFLVVALALAMSSTVMAAAGSTAGYISKSLAKAIVLSDAGVNASDAIFVKTALDIEDGKPEIDVEFFVPSIINGVPVYQEYDYNLNAFTGAILSKDTDIEEFNNHISDADWDGVDDNFDSSNNIAGTKYISESTAKQIALAHARVTAADATFVKTELDRDDAEIEVEFFVATTINGLSTYKEYDYTLNAFTGDIISVDADIENFNDDKNWDDILDQALDKWEYALDDTLDDWENNWNDWEDAWGDALDDLESNWDNTWDTWEDNWDDSLDDTLDEWEDTWEDNLDDWEDIWDSWEDNWDDTFDSWEDSWDSLEDNWDDTLDSWEDAWDDLEDVWD from the coding sequence ATGAATAAGAAATTTTTAGTTGTAGCACTAGCGCTAGCAATGAGCTCTACCGTAATGGCAGCAGCTGGAAGTACTGCAGGATATATCAGCAAATCTCTAGCAAAAGCAATCGTATTGTCTGATGCCGGCGTAAATGCTTCTGATGCCATTTTTGTTAAAACAGCCCTTGACATCGAAGACGGAAAACCCGAAATTGATGTAGAATTTTTTGTACCATCTATCATCAATGGGGTACCTGTTTATCAAGAGTATGACTATAATTTAAACGCTTTCACAGGTGCAATTCTCTCCAAAGATACAGACATAGAAGAGTTTAACAATCACATCAGTGATGCAGATTGGGATGGTGTTGACGATAACTTCGATAGCTCTAACAATATCGCAGGAACCAAGTACATCAGCGAATCAACCGCTAAACAAATCGCTCTTGCCCATGCACGCGTAACTGCAGCAGATGCAACATTTGTTAAAACCGAACTTGATAGGGATGATGCAGAAATTGAAGTAGAATTTTTTGTAGCAACGACAATCAACGGTCTATCAACATATAAAGAATATGATTATACATTAAACGCTTTTACTGGAGACATTATTTCCGTCGATGCAGATATCGAAAATTTTAATGATGATAAAAACTGGGACGACATCTTGGATCAGGCCTTGGATAAGTGGGAATATGCTTTAGATGATACATTGGATGACTGGGAAAATAATTGGAACGACTGGGAAGATGCCTGGGGAGATGCTTTGGACGACTTGGAAAGCAATTGGGATAACACTTGGGATACCTGGGAAGACAACTGGGACGATTCTTTGGATGATACATTAGATGAATGGGAAGATACCTGGGAAGATAATTTGGATGACTGGGAAGATATTTGGGATAGCTGGGAAGATAATTGGGACGACACCTTTGATAGCTGGGAAGATTCTTGGGACAGCTTAGAAGATAATTGGGACGACACCTTGGATAGCTGGGAAGATGCTTGGGATGACTTAGAAGATGTTTGGGATTGA
- the ahpC gene encoding alkyl hydroperoxide reductase subunit C, translating into MSLIGKEIVEFSAKAYYQNQFKDIEKLDTLGKWNVFFFYPADFTFICPTELEDLANKYPEFRSIGCEIYSVSCDTHFVHKAWHSASPTIKKIEYPMLADPTGYLARSFDVYIEEDGMAERGTFIVNPQGKIVAYEILAGNIGRNSDELLRRVQALQYVYKHGDEVCPAKWEVGSKTLKPSLDLVGLL; encoded by the coding sequence ATGTCATTAATTGGAAAAGAGATTGTAGAATTTAGTGCAAAAGCATATTATCAAAATCAATTTAAAGATATTGAAAAACTAGATACGTTAGGTAAATGGAACGTATTCTTTTTTTATCCTGCAGATTTTACATTTATATGTCCTACAGAACTAGAAGATCTTGCTAATAAATATCCAGAGTTTAGATCAATAGGTTGCGAAATATACTCCGTATCTTGTGATACGCATTTTGTTCATAAAGCATGGCATTCAGCGTCGCCAACTATTAAAAAAATTGAATATCCAATGCTTGCCGACCCAACAGGGTATTTAGCTCGTAGCTTCGATGTTTATATTGAAGAGGATGGGATGGCAGAGCGTGGAACTTTTATCGTAAATCCACAAGGAAAAATTGTAGCGTATGAAATTTTGGCTGGTAATATAGGTAGAAATTCTGACGAACTTTTAAGACGTGTTCAGGCTCTGCAATATGTTTATAAGCATGGAGACGAAGTTTGTCCAGCTAAATGGGAGGTTGGAAGTAAAACTCTAAAACCCAGCCTTGATTTAGTGGGATTGTTATAA